One segment of Rosa chinensis cultivar Old Blush chromosome 6, RchiOBHm-V2, whole genome shotgun sequence DNA contains the following:
- the LOC112172486 gene encoding NAC domain-containing protein 6 gives MASEMTPPAELELPGFRFHPTEEELLEFYLKSVVFGKRLRFDIIEFLNIYRHDPWDLPGLSKIGEREWYFFVPRDRKHGSGGRPNRTTETGFWKATGSDRKIVSLSDPKRIIGLRKTLVFYKGRAPRGTKTDWVMNEYRLPDNCKLLKDIVLCKIYRKATSLKVLEQRAAMEEEMKMGFHANSPNISASPPTSMDTTMSFSSFQEQEAHQHHHDLTAQIPIIPTNLKKELADDAALTPVEEQRKEEDEQAMEMKEAPTCLHTPFGKDKLPELLVPKMSMDWTQDQFWAPMNSPWLLPTPYANILNMELL, from the exons ATGGCATCTGAAATGACACCACCTGCAGAACTCGAACTTCCGGGATTCCGATTCCATCCCACAGAGGAAGAACTTCTCGAGTTCTACCTCAAGAGCGTGGTGTTCGGAAAGCGATTGCGCTTCGATATAATCGAGTTTCTGAACATCTACCGTCATGATCCTTGGGACTTGCCTG GATTGTCAAAGATTGGAGAAAGGGAGTGGTACTTTTTCGTGCCCAGGGACAGGAAGCATGGGAGTGGAGGAAGGCCTAACAGAACCACTGAAACTGGGTTTTGGAAAGCGACTGGTTCCGACCGCAAAATTGTGAGCTTATCTGATCCGAAGAGGATTATCGGGTTGAGGAAGACTCTGGTTTTCTACAAAGGGAGAGCACCAAGAGGAACCAAGACTGATTGGGTCATGAATGAGTATCGTTTGCCTGATAACTGCAAATTGCTCAAG GACATAGTACTGTGCAAGATATATAGGAAGGCAACTTCCTTGAAAGTGCTAGAGCAAAGGGcagcaatggaggaagagatgaagATGGGCTTTCATGCCAATTCCCCTAACATTTCCGCGTCCCCTCCAACGTCAATGGACACCACCATGTCATTTTCCAGCTTCCAAGAACAGGAAGCACACCAGCATCATCATGATCTAACTGCGCAAATTCCCATAATTCCCACCAACCTTAAGAAAGAATTAGCAGATGATGCAGCACTAACTCCAGTAGAAGAGCAGCGAAAGGAAGAGGATGAGCAAGCAATGGAGATGAAGGAGGCTCCCACATGTCTTCATACTCCTTTTGGAAAAGACAAGCTGCCAGAGCTCCTGGTTCCCAAAATGAGCATGGACTGGACCCAAGACCAATTTTGGGCACCCATGAATAGTCCTTGGCTTCTGCCGACCCCTTATGCCAACATTCTCAACATGGAATTACTTTGA